From the genome of Gemmatimonas phototrophica, one region includes:
- a CDS encoding IPT/TIG domain-containing protein produces MNSPQQYAACPCRGQSSSGRPVRRNGAVLAISSSKQASPNINTGRKLTTIFAALALSACHAQSGRAPIITSVTPATANITNGIPVEITVHGAGFDSLNTVHFGRLVIPSVPRLNDSTMRFGVPVDDTFLTDRGPAPVQPLASGAYDIRVESRRGRSNALRIMLVNDKGAR; encoded by the coding sequence TTGAACTCACCGCAGCAGTATGCCGCTTGCCCCTGCCGGGGCCAGTCCTCGTCTGGACGCCCTGTCCGCCGCAACGGAGCAGTCCTCGCAATAAGCAGTTCAAAACAAGCCAGCCCCAACATCAATACTGGCCGTAAGCTCACCACAATCTTCGCCGCACTGGCGCTGAGCGCCTGCCACGCGCAAAGCGGCCGCGCGCCCATCATTACCAGCGTCACGCCGGCCACGGCCAACATCACCAACGGCATACCGGTGGAAATCACCGTACACGGTGCCGGTTTTGATTCGCTCAACACGGTACACTTTGGCCGTCTCGTTATTCCGTCGGTGCCGCGGCTGAATGACAGCACGATGCGCTTTGGGGTGCCCGTTGATGACACCTTTCTCACCGATCGTGGGCCGGCGCCGGTGCAGCCGCTTGCCAGTGGCGCCTACGACATCCGCGTTGAAAGTCGACGCGGGCGCTCCAATGCCCTGCGCATTATGCTCGTGAACGACAAGGGGGCGCGATGA